One genomic window of Clostridioides sp. ES-S-0054-01 includes the following:
- a CDS encoding small, acid-soluble spore protein, alpha/beta type — MKENMQREKKITNGKNTKILTNDDIMKYEIASELGLMDKVGERGWAGLTAKEAGRIGGMLTSRKKRLKKIVEGLNKKDESI; from the coding sequence TTGAAAGAAAATATGCAGAGAGAAAAGAAGATAACTAATGGCAAGAATACTAAAATATTGACAAATGATGATATAATGAAATATGAGATAGCCTCAGAACTAGGTCTTATGGACAAAGTTGGTGAACGTGGATGGGCAGGACTTACAGCTAAGGAAGCTGGAAGAATTGGAGGTATGCTTACATCACGCAAAAAGAGGCTAAAAAAGATTGTAGAGGGGCTAAATAAAAAGGATGAGTCAATATAG
- a CDS encoding N-acetyldiaminopimelate deacetylase produces MREASYLQEQLYKHRKSLNPIAEIGRREYKTSKYIRDYLDKLGIEYEVYLETGIVGVIEGKRPKKDIAFRADIDGLHSEEGVKHLCGHDGHATILLGLIEYLNDNKEELNDNIVFIFQPAEEGPGGAKALIDKGVLRKYNVDEIYGLHIYPELPEGYVGTREGYFMAQIGDIDIEIVSKSGHGAMPQNGIDGIVIASNFVSSLQTIVSRNISPIDNAVLTIGRIEGGARRNIIAENIKMEGTMRCFSPEVYERMKLRVRELARGFELAYNCKVNINIIDDYIAVKNDKGLYQEFVEAVGNDTVVELEPLMISEDFSYYQKEVPGLFFMLGSRNEEKGFVNGLHNINFNFDEKICVNALNVYSKLLKYKKAID; encoded by the coding sequence ATGAGAGAGGCATCATATTTACAAGAGCAACTTTATAAGCATAGGAAGTCATTAAATCCTATTGCAGAGATTGGGAGAAGAGAGTATAAGACTTCAAAATACATAAGAGATTATCTTGATAAATTAGGAATTGAGTATGAAGTTTACTTAGAAACAGGTATAGTAGGTGTAATAGAAGGGAAAAGACCTAAAAAAGATATTGCTTTTAGAGCTGACATAGATGGTCTTCATAGTGAAGAAGGGGTAAAACATTTATGTGGTCATGATGGACATGCTACTATATTACTTGGATTAATTGAGTATTTAAATGATAATAAAGAAGAGTTAAATGATAATATAGTATTTATATTTCAGCCAGCAGAAGAAGGTCCTGGGGGAGCAAAAGCTTTAATAGATAAAGGTGTGCTTAGAAAATACAATGTTGACGAAATATATGGGCTTCATATATATCCAGAGCTACCAGAAGGTTATGTAGGCACAAGAGAGGGCTACTTTATGGCTCAAATAGGAGACATTGACATAGAAATAGTGTCTAAAAGTGGACATGGAGCTATGCCACAAAATGGAATTGATGGTATAGTGATAGCTTCAAACTTTGTAAGCTCACTTCAAACTATAGTATCTAGAAATATAAGTCCAATAGACAATGCAGTGTTGACTATTGGTAGAATTGAAGGTGGAGCTAGAAGAAATATAATAGCTGAAAATATAAAGATGGAAGGTACTATGAGATGTTTTAGCCCAGAAGTGTATGAGAGAATGAAGCTTAGAGTTAGGGAACTTGCTAGAGGGTTTGAATTAGCTTATAACTGTAAGGTTAATATAAATATTATAGATGATTATATTGCTGTTAAAAATGACAAGGGATTGTATCAAGAGTTTGTAGAAGCTGTTGGAAATGATACTGTTGTAGAGTTAGAGCCACTTATGATATCAGAAGATTTTTCTTATTATCAAAAAGAAGTTCCAGGATTATTTTTTATGTTAGGCTCAAGAAATGAAGAAAAAGGATTTGTAAATGGTCTTCATAATATAAATTTTAATTTTGATGAAAAGATATGTGTAAATGCATTGAATGTTTATTCAAAGTTATTAAAATATAAAAAGGCTATAGATTAG
- a CDS encoding L-serine ammonia-lyase, with protein MDTLKELFKIGSGPSSSHTMGPQRAAERFKNENPDAESFRAILYGSLAATGKGHLTDYIIEKTIAPKKVEIVWKEDIIKDFHPNGMKFEALDKDGNVTAEWTVYSIGGGTIAEEGQRNSKSKSIYHLDTMDEIVKWCKENDKTLVDFVLECEPEDIKDYIKTIKDAMRKSIDDGLSTDETIPGKLLLKRRASTFYNAYQKDKNFSTLIYAYALATSEQNASGNIIVTAPTCGSAGVIPGIFFAMQDFYNYDDEKIIEALLVAGIIGNIIKTNASISGAEVGCQGEVGAACSMAAAAVAYLKGGTIDHIEYAAEIALEHHLGMTCDPVHGYVQIPCIERNAMAAQRAYDAANYALLTDGSHSVSLDQVVETMKETGIDMLDKYKETAKGGLAKHFFSC; from the coding sequence ATGGATACTTTAAAGGAACTTTTTAAAATAGGAAGTGGACCTTCAAGTTCTCATACTATGGGACCACAAAGAGCAGCAGAAAGATTTAAGAATGAAAATCCAGATGCAGAAAGTTTTAGAGCAATATTATATGGTAGTTTGGCAGCTACAGGGAAAGGTCACTTAACTGACTATATAATTGAAAAAACCATAGCACCTAAAAAAGTTGAAATTGTTTGGAAAGAAGATATTATAAAAGATTTTCACCCAAATGGAATGAAGTTTGAAGCTTTAGATAAAGATGGAAATGTAACAGCTGAATGGACTGTATATTCTATAGGTGGAGGGACTATAGCAGAAGAAGGTCAAAGAAACAGTAAAAGTAAGAGCATATATCACTTAGATACAATGGATGAAATAGTAAAATGGTGTAAAGAAAATGACAAGACTTTAGTAGATTTTGTGTTGGAATGTGAACCAGAAGACATAAAAGATTATATAAAAACTATAAAAGATGCTATGAGAAAATCTATTGATGATGGACTAAGTACGGATGAAACAATACCAGGTAAACTATTATTAAAAAGAAGAGCAAGTACATTTTATAATGCATATCAAAAAGATAAGAATTTCTCAACACTTATATATGCATATGCACTAGCAACTTCAGAGCAAAATGCTTCTGGTAATATAATAGTTACAGCTCCAACTTGTGGTTCTGCTGGTGTAATACCAGGAATATTCTTTGCAATGCAGGATTTCTATAATTATGATGATGAAAAAATAATTGAAGCACTACTTGTAGCTGGAATAATAGGTAATATAATAAAAACTAATGCTTCAATATCTGGGGCAGAGGTAGGATGTCAAGGTGAAGTTGGCGCAGCTTGTTCTATGGCAGCAGCGGCAGTAGCATATTTAAAAGGTGGTACAATAGACCATATTGAATATGCGGCAGAAATAGCACTTGAACATCATCTAGGAATGACTTGTGACCCTGTACATGGATATGTTCAAATTCCATGTATAGAGAGAAATGCTATGGCAGCTCAAAGAGCTTATGATGCAGCTAATTATGCATTATTAACTGATGGTTCACATTCCGTCTCCTTGGACCAAGTCGTTGAAACAATGAAAGAAACTGGTATCGATATGCTGGATAAGTATAAGGAAACTGCTAAGGGTGGACTTGCTAAACATTTCTTCTCTTGCTAA